The DNA segment TTGTTAATTTGGGACAGTTAAAGTATTTGAGCTTGTTAAAATATGTAGATGCGATGGTTGGAAATTCATCCAGTGGAATAATAGAAGCACCTTATTTTAAACTTCCAGTAATCAATATAGGGGATAGACAAAAAGGAAGATTAAAAGCTTTTAATATTATTGATGTTGGATATACAAAAGATGAGATTTTATGTGGTATAAACAAGGCTTTAAAAGATGAAGATTACAAAGTTAAAGTAAAGGAAACAAAAAGTATTTACGGAGATGGAAATACAAGCAAAAACATTGTTGAAATCATAAAAAGAGTAGATTTAAAAGATGATAAACTTTTGAAAAAGAAACTTACATATTAAAAAAATAAAAAGAGCGTGATGTTACAATGTTCAAAATAGCAAATAGAACAATATCAGAGAATTCTCCTGTATTTGTTATAGCTGAAGCGGGAGTGAATCATAATGGTGATTTAGAAACAGCTATGAAATTAGTTGATGTGGCGTCTGAAGCGGGTGCAGATGCAATAAAATTCCAAATATTTAAAACAGAAAATTTAGTAATTAAAGAGGCTGAAAAAGCTGAATACCAAAAATTCACTACATCTTCAGATGAAACACAGTATGATATGTTAAAAAAATTAGAGTTATCCTATAACGATCATATTAGAATAATGGAATATTGTAAAAGGCGAAATTTAATCTATTTAGCAACTCCTTTTGATTATGAAAGTGCCGATATGTTGGAACAAGCTGATGTACCTGCATTTAAAATTGGTTCTGGCGATGTTACAAATATCCCATTCTTAAAATACATTGCAAAAAAAAAGAAACCAATAATACTTTCTACAGGAATGTCTAATTTAGGTGAAATCGAAGAAGCGATAGAGGCGATTAAAAATACTGGTAACAATAGTATAATCTTATTGCATTGTACATCAAATTATCCAACCGAATACAAAGATGTTAATTTAAATGCAATGATCACTATGAAAAATGCTTTCAAGTTGCCTGTTGGTTATTCAGATCATACTCTTGGCATTGAAGTTGCAATAGCAGCAGTTTCGATGGGAGCATTGATTATTGAAAAACATTTTACTCTTGATAAAAGAATGATAGGCCCTGATCACAAGGCTTCACTTGAACCAAGTGAACTTAAGCTTATGATTAAAAGCATTAGAAACATAGAGGCGGCATTAGGAAATGGGATAAAAAGATGTAGAGAGAATGAAAAAAATGTCAGAGATGTAGCAAGAAAGTCAATTATTGCAGCTAAAGATATACCCAGCGGCAGTGTCATAACAGAAGAGATGTTAACTACAAAAAGGCCGGCAACTGGTTTGCCTCCTAAGTTTTTTTATTATTTAATTGGTAAAAAAACCAGAATTCATATTTTGAAAGATACAATTATTGACTTTTCTATGCTTGAATAATAATTATATGCTTTTTCCAAGGAGGAATTCTTTTGGATAAATTGGTTTTAATTGGTGCAGGTGGTCATGCAAAGGCGGTGATAGATATACTGAAAAAAAATAATGAAATACATATTGAAGGACTAATAGGCAAAGCTGATGAGATTGGCAAAAAAGTTTTAGGCGTGCCGGTTATTGCAACTGATGAGCAACTAAATGATTTATTAAAACGTGAGATAAATTATGCA comes from the Thermoanaerobacterium aotearoense genome and includes:
- the neuB gene encoding N-acetylneuraminate synthase; this translates as MFKIANRTISENSPVFVIAEAGVNHNGDLETAMKLVDVASEAGADAIKFQIFKTENLVIKEAEKAEYQKFTTSSDETQYDMLKKLELSYNDHIRIMEYCKRRNLIYLATPFDYESADMLEQADVPAFKIGSGDVTNIPFLKYIAKKKKPIILSTGMSNLGEIEEAIEAIKNTGNNSIILLHCTSNYPTEYKDVNLNAMITMKNAFKLPVGYSDHTLGIEVAIAAVSMGALIIEKHFTLDKRMIGPDHKASLEPSELKLMIKSIRNIEAALGNGIKRCRENEKNVRDVARKSIIAAKDIPSGSVITEEMLTTKRPATGLPPKFFYYLIGKKTRIHILKDTIIDFSMLE